The segment CATACTGACATTGTACTGAGGACAGGTGTTGTGTTCGGCTGTTGAAATTAGTAGTCATAAATTATAAAGTGAAATAGATCTCACATaggaaatatataaaatgcctaaattattattttaatttaatagttgcCATATAGTTGTTATATAGTTgtttctataaaatattttaatattatataatgataatttgaattaaatataaataatactaatttattAACGTTTCTGTGGgagagtaataaaataaataaataaattaatgcctaaattgaagaataaatatttcattttcagGTCACGGTATACTTTCCAAAAGAAGAAGATAGAGATAAGATAAACGTACCAATAATTCTGATGGAAGCTGGACAGACCGGGGGCGTGGAGCCAGTGAGAATAATTTTGTCGTTTATAGAACGCCTGGTGGCGTGCGAGGAGAATGAACATATGATTCAGAACGTGCGATGGGTCTTCCTTCCATGCACAAATCCTGATGGCATGGAGTATGTACGATTTGTAAGTTGAAATCATTATACATGTATAAAGACAGAAATTACGTGTAGGTAAAGTTTGTATTCAGGGAGGATACCTTTTCTCAGCAGCTGACCGTACATATTTATAGTTTGTGTTCATTAGAGTGGGTAgatttagtataggtacttaatgctatttttaatatagtaaTCGGGGCActtaaaacatgtattttattttatatatgtacatatatataatatgatatatattttaatgtattttgttaCATTAGTATTTGTATGATATGTTAGTTATACAtcacgcgtcgaatgatggtccctatggcAGTTCTTTAAAGTTTAATGAGACTTTAGGGAACTGCTTGagctaatttttaaaataaatgaggAAATATGTGTTtatcatattaaattatataatatatataatactaataaaattctttatgtatctataacaataaataagcgtttaaaataataataaaaaaacactaaaaaatatatatatacgttaCATTTCTTAATGAATGAACGTGGTAAACTTCCAAATTGTGTCTACAAATCATTCGACGCGCGAGGGATTGTGCTATACTCGTAATGAACATGAACGAGGACCAACccgcatagccaacatgccaatcgttaacgctccgtagcgtagcgtagtcatctctctctatcactcttccatattagtgcgacggtggcagttgcgtttcgttcgctacggagcgttaacaattggtatgttggctacgcgggctgagtCACATATCTAAGCAGATATCATGCTTAGACATGTGACTCAGCCCGCGAGAACCCCCTTTCTGTTCATTACTCAAATTACTCGTTTGTTTCTTATTCTTTATGAAGATATATCTATTCTGCTAGCATCAGTGAGAAACCTGGGTTCGAGTCTTGACACCGGTCTAATATGGAAACCGCAGGCAACCCGaaaacatcgaaaaattaaaaacgttaTCTACTTCTttgtcgctcgaatatgcaagagcgatagagggAGATaacgatttttaatttttgttaacggtaagccctctgatgtaTGTCGTTGGGTCACTAAGGCGCCTTACACCGGCTTAAACACTGCTTTTCGGTTAACACTAAGATTTTCTTAGTTCAAGATCTTGTTCTACCAATCTACAACCCAGGTTTCTCTAGATCAACAAGCTTGGCTTCTAAATAACATCACCAGATTTATTTTCAGACTacgtaagtaattaaaaaatcattcgaGTTTAGGCTCGTTCATTAGGATCTGTTCTTCGATTTTCTTCGAGGTGCCCTTTTTCGGGGTTTCGGCCAATATAACAGttggtaataatatttttaaaagtgattattttctatgaaatttattGTTACTTCAtgttaaaaaatctaataaactGATAACTATAATAAGCCAGCCAGTAAATGTATGTCCTTATTTCAATATCTACTTAAACTATGTTTCAACTACAGGATCGTCCCGATTGGGGAAAGAATACAAGAAAATTGGAAGGTGGTGGAAGTTATGGAGTTGCCATTTCTAAAAATTTTGACTCTCATTGGAACGAATGTGAGAAAGTCAGAAGTATGCTCGACATAAATTACCCTGGCCCGTCGGCTGCTTCCGAAATCGAAACTAAATTCGTCAGAAATGCGCTTTTGAAGTATAAGGATGATATAAAGGCTTATTTATCACTTAGGCGAGAAGGCCAGCACGGGATACTGTATCCACACGCTTTTTCGGATAAATCTGATGATGTCGATCCTCGTCAAGTGAAAGTAGCTGAACTGATTAGCTTGAAGGTGAACCAGCGCGGCGGAAGTCTTCAGGCATTCGTCAACGACAGCATCTACAGAATAAACGGGGAACCGGTTTGTGGAAACAGTGTGGATTACGCGCACGCGCAGGGGATACAACTGCCGTTTGAGCTACGTGTGGGTTTTGAAAAGGACTTACAAATCCTAAAAACGTTTCAGACTGTGAACAAAGGACACGATGCACTTCTAAGGGCCTCGTATTTCAGTGGCATTAGAGAACTTCATGCTTTAGTAACTTCAGCTAAAGAGATTTAACCATATTTTCGctttaacaaatattatttaaatgtattaggGTCATAAATATACTTGTAAGTTATTGAGATTAGCAATGTATTAGAAACGGTCAGAATAATGCAGTAGGTTCCAAAAAATTTTGTACTACAAATTGGGCATAATAACATGAATTGagctaataaatattatgtacttaGTTGAACATCTATTacgatacaatatttatttagtacatAATGGTGTATCTATGTTGGAGGAGTCACTTTTTCACTTTTGGGTAGGATGTCGGTCATGCGCCGTGGCTGCGGGCCACCGCGCGTGCGCCAGGGGTGGGGCCCGTGGCCGTTCAGCCCGCTGCCACTCCGTACTCGGCCgtggcggcggcgccgcgctTGGCTCCAGAGCCTCGACATCCTCACTTCCTAGTACCACTCTCGATAACTTAGCCGCCTGTGCCGGTCGCGCAAACCAACACCGCATTATACTCCTTCGTTTCTTCTTTTCCATTCGAACTATAATTTCTGGTTGACAATTTGTTTGCgtagtgatttttatattttgagtTCATTTTCCAAAAATGATGAAAAACCAAAAATGATGTTTttgcgattgttttttgtaattaattttgtgtATTATAAATGACGCTGGCTTCTCGACGAGCTTACATCATCGTGACCATCACCGACGAGAACGAGGAGGTAAGTATAAGTCTAGAATGTAATTGTATACTCATGTCAAGAAAGTGAGAAGTGGAGCAGTCGGGTGAGTTGTAGTCGGGTAGTACGTCTGCGACGTGAGGCGATGGGCGGAAGGCGGGCCGTCGGCAACAGGTTGGCGCGGCTTCCTCGCGAGAGCCGCCCGCCGGCTCTACGATTCTATTAACCATTAATAAACACCTCAGATAAGTCTTCCACGTTAATTACCCAAAAcgataatttacaaaatttctTCCCAACATTTCCAACCTATTTCAGCAAAAAATTCACTAAGAAcgacatttttaatcataaaaggtgtaaatattaatttaatgcgTAAATCTTGGTTAAGAGGGCTCATAACTTTTTATTTGGGTAATTAAAATGTCAAGGGATCGTTCCTTTTAAACACATCCAAGGGATAAAATATTGCTTACGGAAACAAGCTAATAAAGGAAAGGAATCTTTAGGTccttgtaattaaaataaattgtttatttaaagcAATAGGGACTACGAAGAAACATAAGTCCTTTTGTTTCCCCGTAGAACATAATTATAAAGATTGCTCATAGAATATAGTTATTAGAAAAATGTAGGtatcttaattttaaaattaaaatttgtttgacTAAATAATGTGAATTAAAATGGTAGTATGTAAAGTGAAATATTTAAGGTAAAGTTTTAAGGCTACTGTActctacatataatataatgtattatcattatattatatgtaagtaGATATTAGATGTAGTCAAACCTGAGTAAGCGAGAGCTCAAGGGACTAGAATATTTTTCTCGCTTATAAaggtttttacagtacatatggtacatatggtttcgacgaccggtctggcccagtgggtagtgaccctgcctacgaagccgatggtcccgggtttaaatcctggtaagggcatttattcgtgtgatgaccatggatatttgttcctgagtcatgggtgttttctatgtatttaagtatttataaatatttatatattatatatatcgttgtctaagtaccctcaacacaagccttattgagcttactgtgggacttagtcaatttgtgtaataatgtcctataatatttatttatatttatttatttatttatatggggctactttactgcactagtgcgcaatttagcatattacgttactgtttCAAACATTTAaggggccatatgtactgtaaaacgttgtacgatacatatgcgaatagataattcgcaactcgtgtcgatttaaaacactcccttcggtcgtgttttaatttatcgccactcgttttgagtCTCCTATttctcgcacttgtatcgtaatgtactattacagtacataattatggcgctactttaccgcactagtgcgataattagcacgttaagtaactatgtcgaaaatttaatttgccatatgtactgtaaaacgttgtacgatacatgtgcgaataggtaattagcAGCTCGTGTCAATTTacaacactcccttcggtcgtgctttaatttatcgccactcgtttcgaatttcctatttttcgcacttgtatcgtaatgtactattcttgaATCCGAGTTTCTCACTTATAGAGGTAAGGGGTCGGACATTTCTCGCTTAGGcaggtttttaaaataagtCGCAGTGATATGTTCTATTACCAAAATGACTTATTCAACTtaactaatatttatgataCCAAAACTGTGAATTTTGTTTTCGTAATTTCCCGCTCTCGAAAGAGTTTGCAATTTTCAACATTAAcacttattttttgtttagacATCCCTAGAATGAGTTCAACCATTCTACATAATCAAGAACTGAGCAAGTTTGATCGAAAATATCAGTTTACGATGCACATTTGGTTTTCCAAAAAGGGTATGGATCAGAAACAATTACCGAAGAAACAAacccttttttattaaaaattaaaaaaattgttaggtGCTCCACGTGCACGTTAGTTCCACGAAAATtataaagtaccaaaaataatgGTTAATATTTACACTTCGGACTCTCGCAAGGTAGACCATCCTCGGTAAGGGAATAACGCATTTTTTAAACATTCACTTAGGGGTTTTGTCgtttaaattaatgatttactATGCAGATCTTGATAAAGCAAAACAGTCCTTCGTTCGTTGGTACATCTTAGTTTTTTATCTGCCACAATGTCGGCCCAACCTtttgaatatattataggatatgTAAAAAATCTGTACCCGACCGgaaggccaattcgaatgtacatttttttgtctttttgatATCTATATGATGCAATTTAACTGTCATTTGCGCGTGCATTTCACTCGTTGTACGcgcaagcgagacgcacgggcaaatgataaaaagataattaattttgatttaaaatttaattttgaattggcCTCCCGGGAATTTCCAGATCTTGCTATACAAATTTAGTACTGAGAAGGTCCCTCGAATATCTCAAGTACCTATTTTAACGAGATTTTAAGACATATTTTAAGTTAATGGAAACTATTGCaaaaatttaagtaattaaCTCGAAAAATGATGTTCAGTTAGActagaattattttaaaatgtttattttaaatatactaggtacttgaaaaaaaaacgaaaggaTGGGAATGGGCAAATCGGTCGTTGTTTGCTCTTGTTATAGGGCCTATCTCGTATAGTCtgataaatatgtacctatttaattgtAACGACATTTAAAAGGTGGATATTAAAGCAAAAATAATTTGACTCATAACGGCTGAAAGCAAGGTTTTCCCTCATCATCTGTCACTATCGCGTATATGTAGTAAAGTATTTCGGTATTTCATATAGGCCAAATTAACGGGGGTTATGTTACGTTCATAAGTAAAGTTTGGAGTGCTGATACGAGTATCGATCGTTCTCATTACTAGTCGCATATCGTCGCGATAAGCGCCATGCGGGTGCTTAGGGCTCGCCCACATCGCGACGATGTTTGTGGGACGCcgtttaaaacttaaataactaGCCGGGCTTCACCTGTGGATGTTTATGTGCAATTCAAACGGACCCTTTCATATGACAGTTAAATTAGAATATTGCGGCCAACATTGAAGTGGATTTAGGGAAAAGTGTTTAAAATTAGTGGATTATAACTTTTaagctttattaatttttaagccACTTATTCGCTCCACCACGAATAACTGTAGTTAAGTGGCATTCTAAAATTTAATCtatttaaataggtaggtacttgctTTTGCTTGCGACTTCAACTGCCTGGAAGATGAAGAAgatgatttataaaaaatagcCTGTGTCATTCCTCGGGCCCCAAACTATCTCCATATTAAATTCCATCTTAATAGGTTCCGTGGTTTAAGCGTAAAGAACGAACAGACAGGCAGACAATTACTTTCACATTCATAATACATATTAGTTGGGATTTTATTCTTgataaattccaaattcaaacagCCTTTCTTACGATTGTCATACGTAGTGGGACAGAATTGTCGAAGTTAAATCAATGTCGCTTAACAGCTATGTAGTTATCAATTAAAGTAGGTACGTAAAacgtgttaaaaaataaaatcaccctatattagtttatattctatttacctatataattcTAGCTCTTAGCACACTGTGTGTTGGTCCCTACTTGGGCGCCACTTTTAGCGGGTTCTGATCAAAGTTAATATTGGATTATGGCTTAATGGAAAAATATGCCACCTGCTTGTTAATATCACATAAAATGGATGTCTCACGAATAATTTTAgtagttgaaaaataaaaccttGAGGTACTTTGGAGAAATGTGCATGAAATTGAAAGCGAGTTTTGGCCTCAGTTTGGGCGCCATTTATTTTgggttatttaaatatatcacTTAGGGTCTTATATAGGCACCCATAACTTTAATAATTGGTGTTTCACGTCTATAAGAAATACAATCATCACTAAAGGCTTTTAAAGGAtctttttgataaatatttttttaaccgattttcgtaataatttttGATTAACctaagtaacaaacatttttgttttcaattaaatcctataaatataaaattggataaatgtatacaaaaaaaactatattttattatgtagtaTTCATAATTATCTACTACAGATAAAACAGTTATTTTAGtacacaaattttaaaatgaaacaagGTATATTACCTACCAAAGTTTAACTTGGAGagttaattattatgtattggATATGAACATCCCTAAATAGTCCCTATCCTATCTCTGGTGGAAAATGAAGTTTTGTAATTATTGTCAGGGATGTATATCGTTTATGAGGGAAATAGGGGTAGGAAGGGtaacctataaataaaatatacttgcCTCTGATCCAATTTGTTTGAGCAGTTTTAGTTCACACGTGACGTAAAAAATGTTGTATCAAAAATTGCTACAAAAGTTACAAaagtagaatatttttatacggTTGTTTGCATGTATTACGTGAATATATTATATCCAAAAGACAGGCAAACTACTTCATTCcaagcaaatattttatgttgcTACTTCATTTTAGCTGATAGGATTGACTTTGTAGTGATGATTTTTTAATAGCGTAggggatttgatttgtaatgttattATACAGTTAGCATTTtacttgcgttggtgtggtgaaaaatgttgtgctCATTGCTACCGAGCAAAGTTTGCTTAACTCTCATGCCTTGAAAAccttgcaacgctcaagattccacttttcaaaaacttattcttgttttattttataatctttCGCTTGGAAAAAACtatttgtaaaacaataaaaatttagtcgttaatttataatcttattaaatattcaacattcaaaataatttaaattcaattcTACCAGTCATTAAGTTGGCCGACTGTTGGCAGTAGCTGACCtactaaaattgaaaaataataataataataatacgaggcaatcaaataattttaaaactactgCAGTAGTGCTAAAATTAGTgtgttttcataatataattgCAATCTAATAAAACCCCGTGAATGCGCCTGAGTTTTGGCACTTTTGGAAATTTCCAACACGTATTTTGGATTGTTAAGATCAAAAAACGAATGAATCTATATATTACTATAGTCTAAGGTAATTTAAGGTCTAAATTTTGCAATAGAATGGCTACAATTGGACTCCAACGATGGTAGGCGATGTATAAGCAAAATGCTCTGTCTTCCCCTACATGCTGACGGAGCGTCAATTATAGACAAAATGCAAAGTTGCCTACATAAAGCTACCTTAGTAATTTTAACGTGTTTTTCGACTATGAACCTTAACTTTTCCACAATAgtcatagtttaaaaaaaacatggtagGCGAAGATTCGTAGTcacaccaagataagttggcagcgattttgacagcccagagagtgcaagtgttattttaaacgtcaaacttctacgatattataacgtttacttaacacttgcacaggctgggctatcaaaactgCTGCCAACATAGCTTGGTCTGAATCTAACGATCTGATGCTAGTTTCATACATTTACTGTATTATCCGATAGGGTTGTTAAAAATCACGTCATTTTACTCGACAACAAAAAAAGAAAGCGTAATGGTTTACgagtaatacaaaatacaattattactaACGATTTTCCGCCAAGGTAAAAAAAACCACATGCTctccaagaaaaaaaaaaaccggacaagtgcgagtcggactcgcccaacgagggttccgtactttttagtatttgttgttatagcggcaacagaaatacatcatctgtgaaaatttcaactgtctaattATCACGGATCATGagatagcctggtgacagacggacggacggacggacagcggagttttagtaatagggaCCCCataactaagactccgctgtccgtccgttttaccctttggatatGGAACCCTAATGACACTGATCGTAAATGGCGTTAAGTTACCCACAATTGATAGAAGAATATTGCCATGCATAAAAAGCACTTTCTATTAAGTAGCTTTTTGTGGAACCTGCCCTCAAACCTTGGCGGcaatttcaatttttataaaaataggcGATGATATGTATCCCAGGCGAAGAGAAGGAATTTACGGTACCTGAAGCCCTACCACGAATTGACACTTGAGTTTACATTAGCGACTGCGTACACTTGATAACATAACAATGTTATTGATGCGATTGTTATGtattggtgcgatagagaggggAAAAAGATGGAGTTCTCAGGCAGTCGCTAACGTAAATGTGAAATGCCAACTGAGAGTGTGGTAAATTAGAAGATGTCTATCATATCATGATGGAGTGTGTTCGGAACGAGGACAGAAGGAATGATCTTTTGCTCCAAGGCATTAATATTAAGGAGTTGGACGGCTGTAACAGGATTTTAGCTTTCCCTCAATCAAGGGAGGCTAGAGCTCTGTTCAGTATGGTGATGGTGGGCATCCAAAGACGAAAATAATGATCtgtttaggttttaaatgttttagtgtaagaacacttctcgatgtgtactactgagcggcatcgtcttttagactaagctcgttaaataaagaaaaaaaataataataataaattaatagtttaaaaaactataaaacacGCATTTGTAAATGCACGTAAGTGCAagcacgactatgatacgatatttcATCATGGAATTCCAGTGCCTATCTTCTggcttcatcatcagaacttgaaacctaatcgtggtcaaagttcattacaagactttaacaaatccaaacacagctatgatgttccatcatgaagttcccgttcatatcttccggctccatcatcagatcagttcgacagtaccatatgaTTGTattggcgaacgaaacgcaactatcacagtcgcactattatggaagagtgatagagagagatagctacgatacgctacggagcgtgaacgattgtaacgttggctacgcggccaggctTTTTAAGTAGGCCAGATTAGTACAAAATGCATTTACCTCTCTTTATTTTCCCAATGTCCTTTCAATAATATACTGTCAATGTCTAATACCAATTACGATCAAACTAATTACACCATCGGCCAATAAACCCGAACAATTCGAGTAAAACAAATGAGCATCCCGCTCACAAATGAATAGACGCGACTCATGGCACTCGTATTATGAAGACAGTTCAAAAGCCCGACAAACACCAGTCGGAGTTCATTTTATGAAGTTTGAGCGGATATTGGATTTCTAACTCCACAGGTACGTACTGTTACGAATTCCATACGGCCAATTTAGTATTAAGCCATGTCCGCGGCGAACCGACTAAGGGGAGTATTAAAATTTGAAGCGCTCAAACTTGCCTCCTTTTAGTGTTCATTACGTAGGAAAGTTGGTGAAAATTCATACAAGTCTAAGTTCTAATGAACACCAGTCGCTGAAGTTGGTCGGCGCCATCGCTCTGCCTCGTGTGCCTTTTTGCGAGTCAAAATGCCCGCTTTGTTtccttacattaaaataatttacagaGTTTCGGGCGTGTATTGATTTTGTCGCTACGTCTGCTTACAATATAGACGCATAAGGCAGAAAGATAATTATAAAGGTCTTAATCTTTGCTAAGCTTAATTAATAGCGGTGATCTACTTTGATGATTGAATCCTGTATTTGGAATAGTTTGGTGATTATGGCATTCACATATACTAGGTGCGGTAATAATTGAAATAAGTCGACTCAATGTTAGAGAGCACAGGGCATGTGCGGTAACATAAGTTTTAATAGCACTAAATGCAAACTCCAGATTGCCCAGACGTCCCCGTGAAATTCTCACTTAGCTCAAACAGAATTCACAGTTCAATCAAAGttgtaaaaactttattttcgtGCAGAAGTTTTGAATGCCTTTTATCCGGAGGATGTACGTTAAATGCAGGGTTCTAAAACAACTCGCACGTTGTCCTGTGGGACATCAACAATTTGCCAACTTGAAGGTTCCAAACTAATTTCGCTCCATAATCTGGAGAGAGTTTGTTTTCGCTGGGACGTTTAATGTCTTTAAGTGTTTTGAAGATAAGTAGTCTGAAATAGAGTACAGTTATTAATGAACATACTGTGGTTTTGTACAGACTATAAATAGGGTTCTCCGCAACTATTAATAATGcacaatagaaaaaataaacaaccgCATAATGTTTATCATTAAATGAGatattaaataactaaaatattttctcTGTGTTCAGAGTGTGTTATTGTGTTTTTtcagatcacaatacggttgccaaaatttTTAtcagcaatcttgaggattttctctagtttttattataattattattttatttcaataaatacaatggatactgacttaatattaaatacaacgtcCCACAAAACTGTTTGCACAGATTGACTGTGGGATCCGTGGGTCTATACTAGATTAGGTACATGATAATTAGAAAGTCTTAAATCTAATTAATTGTTGAGGCAAAAATTCGATAGGTATGTGTTAAATGCTATCAAGGTAATGTTGGAACAAATctcttttaaattaattttctttttctcgTCTGATAGTCGATAGTGACATCATCGATTCgaatcgtgttttttttactttcgctcgctacaacataggtctaaaacgcactttgaaaagttgtaataatttatgcacaaaagctaaaattttaatatatttaattttagattacttttttgttaaaacttataacaaattaaaattcaaaaacatgttaCTTATCCGtagtcccgagcacgcacatccatctcgctcacacttatagtgagagtgagagaagaacacgggGCCTTAAGAAATCAAGTTAGGTTTGAAGGAACCTATTTGATTAATATAATTGAGTACAATccgtgaaaaataaattaagtaataacTTTTTTGATGTTAGCTGAATTCTAATCTAGTAATTTACCTGGTATCattaaaaaacaacataaaGTCTAAATCTACCTAATTCTAATATCATATTAATAACATGCCcagtatttaaaattaatcagCAGCTCTACATTTATAGCCAGACATATTGAAATCCACGCTACACGAGGCAATAAGAAAGGAGTTCCTCGCCAGACATTAGCCCCGTTGTTATTCTAAGTGGATTAGGGCCAGCGCATTTCAGATCTGGTTAAGCCTGAATCCAACATTAAGTCTGACAGAAAGCTTTCCCGGCAGCCCATGCACTTTGTACCTCAATCCggttttaaacatttttgtaaGTCCCGTTTTTGCGAGGTGCTTACCTAAATGGAAGTGTCACTCGTAAATCTCGGATTTATGAAACGGTTGGCTACCAATCGGGaacattttacaagcttttatttagtttcgtCTTTAGTAGTCAGCtggtctgtttgtaatcaaatcatACATGATCAATTCGACTCAGTATTACGGTTTTATTTTACAAGTCCAGAACAAAGTAGTTAGGAGTAGTAGTAGTTACAGTACCTATTATAAGTctctttaaaattaaaattaaatgaagtaGGTAGTAAAAGctagtttttttaaacaacttta is part of the Cydia pomonella isolate Wapato2018A chromosome 18, ilCydPomo1, whole genome shotgun sequence genome and harbors:
- the LOC133527493 gene encoding carboxypeptidase B1-like; this encodes MDLNVELLFLLGAVTTCVGDLSSGNLCGCKMVRQCYVDMLLDLHEQDEAMCIDDVEVGTSTYLVYFKALQKYCSSVFNVTSEYMTVESRNLFEVTVYFPKEEDRDKINVPIILMEAGQTGGVEPVRIILSFIERLVACEENEHMIQNVRWVFLPCTNPDGMEYVRFDRPDWGKNTRKLEGGGSYGVAISKNFDSHWNECEKVRSMLDINYPGPSAASEIETKFVRNALLKYKDDIKAYLSLRREGQHGILYPHAFSDKSDDVDPRQVKVAELISLKVNQRGGSLQAFVNDSIYRINGEPVCGNSVDYAHAQGIQLPFELRVGFEKDLQILKTFQTVNKGHDALLRASYFSGIRELHALVTSAKEI